Genomic segment of Planctomycetota bacterium:
CGAGCTGCCGCCGGAGGCCGGGCTGCCGGCCGCGGTGGCGCCTCTCCCGGCCGGCGACCTGGCGCGGCTCGAACGCGAGGTGGGCGAATTGACGGCCAGTGCCGATGCCCTCGCCCGCGAGGCGGCCGAGGCGCGGCGCGCGGGCCGGGACCGCGACGGGGCGGCGGCGTTTCTCCGGGTGCGCGTGGCGCGCGACCGTGCCGCGGGGGCCCGGTCGGATCTCGATCAATTCCGTGCCGACGGCAACCCGCGGTCGCTGGCGATGGGGGTCCTCGACCGCCCCGACGCCGTCGACAGCCCGCTGCTCGCCCGTGGCGACGTCGACCAGCCGGGGGAGACGGTGCCGCGCGGGCTCGTCGAGGTGCTGTGCGCCGCGGACGAGCCGCGGAAGATCGCCGAAGGAAGTGGCCGGCTCGACCTCGCATTTTGGATCGCGTCGCGCGACAACCCGCTCGCGGCCCGGGTGATGGCCAACCGGTTGTGGCTCAAGCTCATGGGGCAGGGGATCGTCGCCACGCCCGACAATTTCGGGATCATGGGGATGGAGCCGAGCCATCCCGAGCTCCTCGACCACCTCGCCGTCGCGTTCATGGAGGATGGCTGGTCGGTGAAGAAGCTGATCCGGCGGATCGTGCTGTCCCGCGGCTACTCGCTCGCCGCCGTGCACGAGGCCGCGAATCATGCCATCGATCCCGACAACCGACTCCGCTGGCGGATGGATCAGCGGCGGCTCGATGCCGAGGTGATCCGCGACGCGATGCTCGCCGTCGCGGGCCGGCTCGACCTCGAGCCCACGGCCGGCTCTCCGATCGCCCGGATCCGGGAAGACCGGCAGGGGATGATCGAAATGCTGACCCGGTCGCGGACGCGGTCCGACGATTGCCGCTCGATCTATCTGCCGATCGTCCGCGACCAGGTGCCCGAGGCGCTCGCCGTGTTCGACTTTCCTGACGCGTCGCTGGTCAGCGGCCAGCGCGAGGAGTCGAACGTGCCCTCGCAGGCGCTGTTCCTCCTCAACGACGACGCGGTCGTGTCGCTGGCGCGGTCGTTCGCCGAGCGCGTCGCCGGACTGCCGGGGCCTTTGCCCGAGCGCCTCGCCGCGGCGTTCGAGATGGCGCTCGGGCGCCGTCCGACCTCCGCGGAGAAGCGGGCGATCACCGACTTCTGGACCGGTTTCTCCGTCCGCCACGCCCGGCGCGTGACCGGGGCGGGGCAGCGGGGGCCATCGGCCGAGGCCGAGTCACTCGCGCTGGTGGCCTACTGCCAGGCCCTGTTCGCCACGGCGGAATTCCGCAATGTGAATTGAAGATTTCGCTGTCCGTGGACAAAGCCCTCCGCGGCCTTTGTCCACTCAGGCGACCGCGGGAAACGCCGAGGGTTTCCCAGGTCGCCGTCGGCCGCATCCCGCGGCCGATCACGTCATGCAAAACCCGCTGTCGCCCCGGGATCCACCGACCATGCCGCGCCCGTCTCCGACCAGTTGCCGAGTCCCCGCGAGCCAGGGATCGCGGCGCGAGTGGCTGCGTCACTCTGCCAACGGCTTCGGCCTCCTCGCCTTCTCGGCGCTCCGTGCCGAGGCGGACGAGCGGGCGATCGTCGCGGGCCCGCTGGCCCCGAAGGCCCCGCACTTCCCTCCTCGGGCCAAGCGGGTGATCTTCCTGTGCATGCAGGGTGGGCCGTCGCACGTCGACACGTTCGACCACAAGCCGAAGCTCATCGCCGACGCCGACCAGGCCGCGCCGGCGGCCGCCGGCCGCGGCGGGCGCGCGACGCTGATGGCGCCGCGCTGGAAATTCAGCCAGCGCGGCACGAGTGGCCTGTGGGTGTCGAGCCTGTTCGACGAGGTCGCCCGGCACGCCGACTCGCTGTGCGTGATCAACTCGATGGCCACCGATCTGCCGGCCCACCCGCAGGCCTTCGCGCAGCTCCACACCGGCACGGCACAGTTCGTGCGGCCGTCGCTGGGCGCCTGGACGCTGTACGGCCTCGGCACCGAAAACCGGAACCTGCCAGGGTTCATCGTCATCAATCCGCCCGTCGCCGCCGCGCGGGCGTTCGGCAGCGCGTTTCTCCCGGCCGTCTACCAGGCGACGCGCGTCGGCGGCGGGCGTGGGCCGGGTTTCGCCGGCCGCCGTGGCGGTGGCGATCCGACGTCGGTGGCGAATATCGACAGCCCGCTCCTCGACCGGGCGGCCCAGCGCGACCAGGTGGATTTCATCCAGCGGCTCAACGCCTCGCGGCTCGGTCTCGACGGCGGCTCGAGCCCCGATACCGAGGGCGTGATCGAGTCGTACGAGCTCGCCTTCCGGATGCAGGACGAAGTCCCGAAGGTAATGGATATCTCCCGCGAGACCAAGGCCACGCTCGACCGCTACGGCGTGGGCGCCGACGATACCGACGCCGTTGGCCGGCAGTGCCTGATGGCGCGGCGGCTGGCGGAGGCCGGCGTGCGCTTCGTGCAGGTGACGCACGGCAACTGGGATCATCATTTCAACCTCGGCACGGCGCTGGCCAACACCGCCCGCCAGGTGGACCGCCCGATCGCCGGCCTGCTCGGCGATCTCGCCGACCGCGGGCTCCTCGCCGACACGCTCGTGATCTGGGGGGGCGAGTTCGGCCGCACGCCGCACAGCCAGGGAGCCGACGGCCGTGATCACAACAACAAGGGGTTCACGCTGTGGATGGCCGGTGGCGGCGTGAAGGGGGGCATCGCCCACGGTGCCACCGACGACCATGGCTACGAGGCCGTCGACAAGCGGATGCACATCCACGACTGGCACGCCACGCTGCTCCACCTCCTCGGCCTCGACCACGAGCGGCTCACCTATCCCTACGCGGGCCGCGACTTCCGGCTCACCGACGTGCACGGCACCGTCCATCGGGAGATCCTCGCCTGACCGGGTCGGGGCGCTTCCCCGCCTGACCGTTATTCGTTCGAACTATTACCCCGACCGTTCCCCGGAGATTCGCCATGAATTTCGTCGTACGCCCGTCGTCGTTCCTCCTCGTGGTCGGCCTCCTCGCGCCGGCAGCGGTTGCCCAGCCGGCCGGGGAGCCATCGCCTGCCGAGATGGTGAAGCGGGCCGACACCGACGGCGACGGTCGCTTGAACCTCACGGAGTTCGTCAAGGCGCGCACGGCGATGATCGAGCAGTATTTCGCCCGTATCGACACCGACGGCGACGGCATGCTCGACGAAAAGGAGATGGAGGCCGCCGCGGAGCAGATGCGTTCGATGGCCGGTGCCGGTCGCGCGGGATTCCGCCGCCCGGAGGGGCAGCGGCCCCAGCGCCCCGGCGCCGAGCAGCCGCAGCGCCCCGAAGGGCAGCGGCCGGGCGCGGCCGGTCTTGGCGATGCGGCCTTCGGTCGGCTCGACCGCGATGGCAACGGATCGCTGTCGCGCGAGGAATTCGAGGAGGGAATGGCGCGCATGCGGCAATACATGCAGCAGGCCGGCGGGCGACCAGGCGCGCCCGAGCGCGGCGAACGGGGCCCCGACCAGGGGTTCCGCCGCCCGCCGGAGGACAAGTGATCCCGCCCGGAAGCGGCGGCATGGCATGAGCTCTCCCCGCGAAATCGAAATCCGCGAACAGCTCGCCCGCTCCTGGCTGGCGGTCGAGCCGTCCGTCCGCGCCTACGTCGCCGCCGCGATCAGGTCGACCGCCGACCGGGAGGACGTGCTCCAGCAGGTGGCGCTGACCGTGGCCCGGCGCTTCGAGGAATACGACGAGAAGCGCCCGTTCGTGGGCTGGGTCCTGTGGCTCGCGAAGTCGCGGATCGTCGACCATTACCGCAGCTCGCAGCGGCAGCGCCTCGTGCTCGGCCCCGACGTGCTCGATCGGCTCGCGGAGTCGCTGGCCGCGACCCACGACGACGTGTCGCCGCGCCGCGAGGCGCTCGAGGAATGCCTGGCAACGCTCACCGAGCGATCCCGGGCGCTGGTGCGGATGCGGTACCACGACGGCCTGGCGATCACCGCCATCGCCCACGGCGTGCGATCGACACCGGGATCGGTCCGCGTGGCGTTGTTTCGGATCCGGGAGGCCCTCGCCGACTGCATCGGCCGGCGGCTCGCTGCGGGAGCGGGTGAATGATCGACGACGACGTGAAGCGCGCGATCGATGCCTGGGTCGACGGCGACCCGTCGGCCGACGACGAGCAGACGCTCGGCCGCGCGCTCGCCGCGGATCCTGCCGCCGTCGGCCTGCTCGCCGACCGGGCACGACTCCACGCGCTCCTCCGCGACGCCGGCGGCTGGCATGAACCACGACAGGCTCCCGTCGTGCCGCGGCGCGCGTTCGGCCGGAAGCTGGCGTGGGGTGGTGCGGCGCTGATCGCCGGCGGGGCGGGGCTATGGCTGATGCTGCCGCCGTCGGCCGACGCCGGCGCCGTCGATGCGGTGCAGCGTGCCCTGGCGGCCAGTCGCCCCGCGGAGGATCGCCGCTATTCGGTCTCCGTCGGCCCTGCGCGGCAGTGGCGGTTTGCCGCCGCGCAACGCAGTGCCGTGCCGGCGTCGACGTTGTGGGTCCGTGGCTCCCGGTTCGTCCAGATCGCCCTCGTCGCGGGGCGGCCGGTGGCATGGGGGCGCGACGCGACGGGAGCGGTGTGGTTCGCGCCGTCGCGGGACACGGCGGCGCTGTTTGACGCCACGGAGGTCCCGGAGGCGCTGGCGGAGGTCTGCGATCTGCGATCGCTCGACCTGGCGACGCTCCTCGAGACGCTGCTGGCCGAGTTCGACCTGCAGCGGTTCGACGGCGGCGACGGCCACGACCTCATCCGGGCGACTCCGCGGGCCGGCGTCGCCACGGCGTATGGGCGCGTCGAAATCGAGATCGAGCGGGAGTCGCTCGTCGTGCGCCGCGCCGCCGTCGAGCGCTCGGGGGGTTGGCGGCGCGGGATCGTCGTGACGTTCACGCTCGAGGAGATTGGCGTGCAGGGCGACGGCGTCTACGAGCTGGCGGCGCACGTCGACGCCGGGGCCACGGTCCTCGGCCGTGAGTCGGCCCGCGGCGCGCGAGGCGAGTTGCTCCGCGAGCATCTCCAGGCCCTCAGGCAGCCGGAAGGGAACCGATGATGGACGGACACGGGGTGGCGTCATGCCCTCAGCCACGGCAGGCAGGCGCCGGCTGTCCGTGGACAAAGCCATCCATGGCCTTTGTCAGTCGAACAGCCGGCTGCAGTCGACCACGAGTCGGCAGTCGCCGGGGCCCCCGAGCAAGAGCTCGACTCGGTCGGACGGACCGGAGAGGCTGGAGCCCTCGGCGGTCACGTGCTCGACTGATCGGGCAGCGGGATCGATCACGAGGTAGTGCCGGACCTCGTGCTCACGGTACAGCGCCCGCTTGAGCACGAGATCCTGCGCTCGCGTCGCCTCCGACACGACCTCGACGACGATCGCGGGAGGTCGCTCGAGATGCCGTTGGGGTTGCTCGCCACAGACGACCATGATGTCAGGCCGAACGACGGTGTGGAGGTCGATGATCCAGTCGAGATTCGTGTAGACCTCGCACGGGCAGCCCCCGGCCTCGATCTGATTGCCGACCGTCCGGGACAGCCGCGAGACGACCCGCTCGTGCGGGCCGAACGGGCTGGGCGTCATGGCGATCGCCACTCCGTCGATGAGCTGCCAGTCGCCGCTCCAACGACGGTAGTCGTCGACCGTGTACCGCGGGATGTAGAGGGGACGGGACGGCATGGCCCTTATCATACCGTGGCCGGTAGCAGTCGCTCGGCGCTTCCGTCGAGGTCCGTTCGCTGACCGGCCGGTTCACGACAGCAGGTCGAGGAACGTGGTGATCACGATCGCGTTGGTGAAATCGATGAAGAACGCGCCCACGATCGGGGCGACCACGAAAGCGCGGGGGGCCGGGCCGAAGCGCTCGACGAGCGTGTTCATTACCGCCATCGCATTGGCCGTCGTGCCGAGCATGAACCCGGTGAACCCGCCGGTCATCACCGCCGCGTCGTAATCGCGCCCCATCAGCGGATAGACCAGCCACGCGCAGAACGCCGCGACCGCGGCCGCCTGGAGGCCGAGATTGACCGCCAGCGGCAGCGCCAGCGACGCCAACTCCCAGAGCTTGAGGTTGACCAGCGCGATCGTGAGAAACAGCGTCAGGCACACCGCGCCGATCTTCGCGGCCAGGTCGTGGGGGATCCGGATCGCGCCGGTCGTGTCGTCGAGGTTACGGATCGCGGCGCCGGCGAGCATCGCCCCGACATAGCCCGGGAGCGTGAGGCCGGCACGCTTCAACCCCGCGCTCACGATGCCGCCGACGGCCATCGCGACCAGGAGCACCGTCAGGGCGCGGAGCGCATCGCGGATGCTGCCCTCCTCGTCGTCGGCCGGGGCGGTCGCGTCGGGCTCGTAGGCGGCGCGGCCGGGGTAGTCGCCGGCGGTCGCCGGCGCCGTGAACGGAGGGTCCCGATGGCCGGCGACGAGCCGTCGATCGCGCTCGAGGAGGTGGGTGGCGATCGGGCCGCCGAGCAGGCCGCCGAGGACGATCCCCCCCATCGCCGCGGCGACCGCCAGCGTGGCCGCGGCCGGCACGCCCGCCGCCTCGAACTGCGGTGCGAACGCCAATGCCGTCGCCGGGCCCCCGGCCAGCGCCGTCGAACTCATCAGCACGCCGAGCAGCGGCGGCTCGCCGAACGCGAGCGCCACGCCGATGCCGATCAGGTTTTGGATCATCGCGAGGGCGCTGGCCAACGCCAAGAACAACAGCGCCTGCCCGCTCCCGACGCGCAGCAGCGACAGGCTGGCACTGAGCCCGATCGACGTGAAAAAGGCCGTCATCAGCGGTGTCTGCAGGGTGGTGTCGAACCCGACCGTGGCGACGCCCGTCGCCCGCGCGACCGACACCGCGACGGCGACGAGCAGGCCGCCGACGACTGCCGCCGGCACGTTGAACCGGCGCAGCGGCGGCACGGCCGCGACGACCGCGAACCCGAGAAACAGCGTCGCCCCGCCGAGCGCGAGCGTCTGGATGAGATCGAGATCGACGTGCGTCATGGCGTGTCCCGGCCCGCCCCGGTCGGGTCGGCCCGACCGTCGACGAGGAGGTCGGCGAACTCGGTGGCGATCTCGGCAGTGCCCTCGAGGTCGAACTCGTCGGCGAGCGTCGACCCGATCCAGTGCTGGATCGCGACCGCCTCGCGCGGTGCGGCCGAGTGGGTCGCGACTTCGCTGGCGAGATTGAGCAGATCGTAGACGCGGCACTTCACGGGCAGCAGCCGCTGGCGCCGCGGCGGCAGCGTATCGACGTTGGTGACGCCGTAGAACTCCTGGATCCGGCCGGTGAGCCGGTCGAAGCTCTCGATCACGCGCCCCTTGCCGGCGGGATCGATGAGCTTCGCCTTGACGATCTGGCGGTGGAGGGCATGGGCCTCGCGGACCGACGCCCACGACGTCTGCGCCGCCAGGAAGCGCTCACGGATCGCGGCGTAGCCGTCGGCGTGGTCGAAGCACTCGATGGCGCGCTTCAACGTGTGGAGCGGATTGCGGCTGGCCGGCACGTCGCTGGCGAAGGCGCGGTGATGGCCGACGAGGCCGTTGGTGCAGATCAGCCGCAGGAGAGCGACGTGGATCCGCGGGCTGCCGAAGCCGTCGATCGGCACGTCGAGCGTGAACCGGTTGGCGAACTCGTCGGCACCGATCGCCAGGCCCCTCTCGCCGCTCTTCGGCATGAACGTGCAGCCGATGACGCCGTCGCGGTAGAACGGCCGCTCGGCCCCGTGGCTGCGGACGAGGTCGCGCATGTCGTCGATCGTGACCAGCGGCTGGCGGGGATCGGAGACGGCGAGGGCCTGAGGCGGCCCGCTCGGCGGCAGCTCGACCATCACGCGCAGCCGGTCGTCACGCGAGACTTCGCAGATCCGCCCGAACACCTCCTCCGGGCGGAAGTAGCGGAACGTGCTCGCGCCGAACCGGTAGCGGGCGAACACCGACTTCCAGAACCGCGGGGTGACGACACACTTCTGGCCGTCGACATCGAGCAGTGCCTTCTCCGGGAGCAGCGTCTCGCGTTGGCGCTTCGCCGTCTCGGGTGCGGCCGCGGTGATCCGCAGCGACCCCAGCGTGGTCACGCGCGGCTCCACGCGCACCCGTCCGCCGCCCGTCTCCCCGCTGCCGTGTGCCACGTCGACCATGATCCTCTCCTCCCTGGTTGCCGGTGCGTTGTCCGTCTCCGTCACCACGTGCCGTCGTCGATCCATGAAGCCTGGGGGTCGCGCGGCGGCCGCTCGAACCGGTCGCGCGCCTCCTCGAGGCGGTAGTTCCAGCGCCGGATCGGCCGGAGGCCACGGGCGGGGACCGCACCGCGACGGCCGCGGCGGCCCCCCGCACGAGTCTCGTCGGCCTTCGAGAGGCGAACGAGCAGCTCGAGCATCCGCTTCGTGACCGCCTCGACACGGCCGTTGAGCCCGATCGAAAGCCAGCCGTCGTCGGCTTCGACGTACTGTGCGGCGGGCAGGGCGCTGGCGGTGAACGGATGCTTCGTGGCGCGGCACTGGACGATCCGCTTGAGCGGTACGTCGGCGGCCCGGCGCAGCACGCGGCCGGCCATCTGCACCGCCGGCCCCTTGCCCGACGGGCGGCAAAACACCGTCTCCAGGCCCGGGCAGTCGAACCCCTCGGCGAGCACGGCGACTGACAGGACCACGGTTGCCGCGCCGTGTTCGAAGCGCTCGATCTGCGCTTCCCGGTCGCTGTCGCCGGTGACCACCTCACAGGCGACGCCGCCGGCGGCCAATCGCGCGGCACATTTCCGGCATTCGGCGATCGTCCGGAAGAACACCAGCGACCGGCCCCACAACCCCGGCTCGCGGAGATAGGTCGCGGCGACCGATTCGGGCGAATAGCCGGCGATCGTGTAGTGGGCGAACGGGGAGAGGTAGCCGTCGAGGACGAGCTGGCGGATTCCCGCATCGCGGACCGAACGCTCGAAGCACAGCCCGTGGCGGTCGGCGCGGTAGGGGGTGGCCGACAGGCCGAGCACCTTGCGGGCGCCGACGGCGGCGTGGAGCGAGGCCATGCTCGCCGTGGCGTCGTGCTGGGCCTCGTCGACGATCAGCAGGTCGGCGCGCGGCGGTGAGCGGTCGAACATCGACACCGCGAGGAGGTCGATCCCGAAGCCGCGCTGGTCGTTCTCGCGCTGCACCTGGGCGAGCAAATTGCGGCGCATCGCCGTCCAGGCGACGCGCATCCCGAGGTGGTCCTGGGCCCACTTGGCGACGAGCAGCCCGATCACCGTCTTGCCGCTGCCCGTCGGGCTCTCGACGATCACCGAACGGGCCTCGGGGAGCGTGACGCCGCGGTCGACGTGCGGCCCCGACAACATCTCCACGACCCGGGTGACGACCCGCGCCTGGTAGTCGCGTGGCTCGATCCGCACGCCGGCCGCCAGCGCTGCCACGAGATCGTCGCCGGCGTTGCCCGTCGCGCCGGGGCGTCCGGAGGCAGGGACGGTGGCGCGCCGCTTTGGCCGCGATCGCGGGCGCGTCGTTGGGCCGGTCGTGGTGCGGGATCGGGGCATGGCGTGGTCGCTGCCCGCCGCTGACGGGCCATCCGTGGCTGCCGTGGGGAAGAGCCCCGCCGCTCGCAGCGGCCAACCCGGGCGGCGGGTGGAGCCGGGTGCCGGGGGCGGCATCGCCGGGAGCCACTCACGCTCGGACGACGATGCTCATGACGACGTCCGGCAAAGCCCGGTCGAGCACCTTGCCGGAAGCCCCGAGTGTAGCCGTCGGGGGATGGAAGGTCCCCTTGGAAAAATGGGTAAGCGGTTTTTCCGCAAGGGAGCCTCCGCGGGCACCTCTCGGGGGCTTCCGCTGACGCCGGCGATGAGCCATGGGGATGGCCATGTCCACGAAGTGTCACTGCGGCGCCGGGGCGGAATGGCTCGGTGCGAAGTGCCGGCAGACGGCGGCCACGTAGCGCTGCATGGCGTGATCAGTCGCGTTGGGCAGGGCGCGCATGGTCGTCGCCTCCGCGCCGGCTGGGGGCTTGTCGCGGCCGCCGACGCGCGCCTTGGCGGCGGCGAATTCCTCGTCCGACAGCGGTGCCGGGCCATCGTCGCTCAGCGCCTCGGCGGCAGCGGTGGTGGCACTCGCGCGCATCCGCGGCGGCGTGAACGTCGGCGTGCCGTCGCGGAACCAGACCGTGCTCCCGCCGCCGCGCAGGCCGGGCACGACCCGCGGCACGATGTCGTCTTCGTTGACGAACCGGAGGTGGCGACCGGAGAGGAGGCGGTTGGCCTCGGCGGCGAACCCCGGGGCGAGGAGCAGCGGCTGGCCGAACGTCATCACGCCGCGGACCTCGACCTTGCCGAGGCGGACCAGATCGAGCGCGCCGAGGACCGCCATCGCGCCGCCGAGGCTGTGACCCGTGACCCACACGTGGCGGATCCCGTACCGGGAGAGGATCGTCTGCAGTTGGGGTGCGAGCGACCGGTAGGCCCGGAAAAACCCGCGATGGACGGGATCGGCGGGAGCGTCCGCGACCACCGCGTCGAGGTTCGTGAACCAGTCGCCGACGTCGTCGGCGCCGTCGGTCCCCTGGAAGGCGATCACGGCCTCGTCGCCGGCGATCAGCACGACGCCCTTCGCCGACCCCTCCACCATGGCGACGGACTTGGAAAACCCGAGCCGGCCGGCGCTCTCTTCCCACTCCACGGGCGGCTCGTAGACCAGTTCCGCACAGCGCACCAGGTCGGCGGCAGCGGGGAGCGTGTGCGGATCCAGGCTGCTCCACGGCTGTCGCCGGCGCTCGACGAGCCCGGCCTGTGCGGCGGGTGGCTTCACCGGCGTGATCGCGCCGCCGCCGCGCGTCTCGGCGGGGAAGAGCAACAGGCCGACGACGAGCGTCGCCGCGAGCGTGCCGAGGCCGATGGCGCAGACGATCGCCTCGGACGCGAACGGGCGGGGGAGGAGGGCCACTGCTCCGGCGACCATGGCGACGAGCGCCACGACGCCGCGGAGGCTGAGGAGCGCGCGGCCCACCGCTTCCGCCCACGACGGCCGGGCGGCGACGATCACCGCGCCGACGATGGCGCCGACCAGCGCGGCGAAGAGCGAAGGGAGTGGCGTCATCGTGGCAGCTCGGAGTGGCGGCGGAGAGGACGAACGGCAGACGGATTGTGTACTCTCCAGGCCCGATCGTGGGAGAAGCCAGGGCGCGGAGCCCCGCGAGCGTGTAGACCCCGGCACCGTCGCGCGGACCGAGCGGATCCCGATCGAACGCCGGGCGGAGGCGGCCGTGATCGCCTGGATGCGGCACCGGACGACCGCCTACGACTCGCTGGCGATCCCGCGCGTCCGTGGCAAGCGCCGTGAGGTCCGCCGCGTCCTCGCCGAGCGTTCGCGGGAACTGCTCGGGCGTTACCGGCGGGGCGAGACGCCGGCGACCGACTGCCCGCTCGCGCTGGCCCTCGCCCCCGGCGACCGCTCACGCAGCGCGTGAGGCAGCGCCGCCTCGCGCCGGGGTCGGTCGACTCGGTCTCCCGGCGGGGCAGCCTGCGGCAACCTGGCAATCCGGGCGCCTGCCGGAGTCCACTGCGCCACCCGTCGGTTCACTTGCTCCTGTCCCGGAGGGCGATGGTCGCTACGATCCCGGGCCGCAGCGCTGCCACGGCGCCGCGTGCGGCGCGGCCGCGCCGCATCCGGGAAGCCTCATGGTTCCTCACCGACACCGCGGATCCCCGCCTGCCGCGGTCCGACTCCTCGGGGTCAGCCTGGTCCTGGCCACTGTCGGGCTGGCGGCGCGCGGTGAGGTGGCCTCGGAACCGGCCCCGATGCCGCTCGCTCCGGCAGCGGTCGCGCCGGCTCATCCGCTGCCGCTCCCGCCGGTCGACGACTCGTTCCTCCCGGCGTCGGTGATCGAACCGCTCGACGCGCTCGACCCCGGCGGCACCGAGGGCAACGACGGCCTTCCTCCGCCGCGGAGCCGCACCAGCGGAAAGCCGGCGCGCCCCGCGCCGGTGAGCCTGGGGGCGTTCTGGGCACCGGCGGCCGCAGCCTCGGGCCAGCCGGGGGGCGTCGCCCTCAACGCCCAGTTCGCGCGCGTCGGCGTGCCGCTGGTGCGACCCGTCGAGGGGGAGCCGCTGTGGCTGGCGATCGGCAAGTTCGGCCGGTTGGAATTGGCAGGCGACCTGGTGCTCCCCGATTCGGGAACGCCGCTGCCCGATCAACTGTGGCTCGTCGAGACCGGCGTCACCCACATCCGCCCGCTGGCCAGCGGTGCGACCGTGGGAGGTACGGTCCTGGTCGGGTCGGCGAGCGACCGGCCGTTCGCGGCCCTGCGCGACATGACGGCGCTGGCGGTCCTGTTTGCCACGCTGCCGGCGGCCGCCGAGAGCGACGAATGGAACGTCAGCCTGTTCTATTCCCCGACGTCGCAGCTTCCCTACCCGTTGCCGGGATTGGCCTACGTGTGGCGGCCGAACGCGACCGTCGAGGCGAAGCTGGGACTGCCGTTCGGCCTCGAGTGGACTCCCGACGACGACTGGAGCCTGTCGCTGGGATACACACCGCTGGTCAACGCCCAGGCGATCCTCCGCCGCCGTCTCGGCGCCGGCTTCTCCGCGGTCGCGCTGTACCGGACCGACACCGAGATCTACTTCCTCGCCGAACGCGCCGCCGCTGCCGAGCGCTTCTACGTCTTCAACCAGCGCGTCGCGGTGGGGCTCGAGCGCGCCATGGCGCGCGGGTTCGCCCTGGAGATGACCGCCGACTATCTCTTCGACCGGCTGCTGTTCCAGGGCACCAGTTTCCTCTCCGGACGCACCGACGTCGTTCCCCTCGCCCCGGGACCGGGGCTGTCGGTGCAACTGTCGTGGCGGCGCTGACGCCGCCACCGCCCGGCTTGGGTGGGTTTGATCCGCGACGTGGCCTACGACGACGGGACGCCGGCGCTTCGACGACACTGCCCCCGTCGCACCGGCAGTCGGCTTGCCTGCTTTTCCCCGCTTGCGCGGCTTCGCGCGCGGCATGCCCGGGGTGGCGTGACGGCGCTCGCGTGCTTTCCCGCGGACCACCCGGCGGCGTACAGTGACAGCCGTTCGGGGGACGGGGACCGGGATTCGCACGACCAACCGGGGGATGAACCATGCGCACGGGAACCGACGATGACGCCGGTGTCGGTCGATCGGACGAAGTGATCCGGGCGATCATCCGCTTGATGGACAGCGAGAGCGGCGACGGAAGCGACGCGGTGCTCGTCCGGACGATCCGCACGGAGGCGGCGCTCGATCTGGAGGACGACGAGATCCTCTGTGTCGTGCGCGATGCCGGCGACCACGGCCGGGACGCCAGGTTCGCACTCGACCGGCTGCTGTTCCTCAGCCATGCCGAAGCCAACGGCGGCGGCGGTCCGATGCCGCGGTGAGGCACGGCCGGGGAGGCCGATCTCCACGGCCGGTCAGGTGTCGCCGAGCAGCGAGCGCCCCTCCCCGAGCGCCG
This window contains:
- a CDS encoding lipase family protein, with translation MTPLPSLFAALVGAIVGAVIVAARPSWAEAVGRALLSLRGVVALVAMVAGAVALLPRPFASEAIVCAIGLGTLAATLVVGLLLFPAETRGGGAITPVKPPAAQAGLVERRRQPWSSLDPHTLPAAADLVRCAELVYEPPVEWEESAGRLGFSKSVAMVEGSAKGVVLIAGDEAVIAFQGTDGADDVGDWFTNLDAVVADAPADPVHRGFFRAYRSLAPQLQTILSRYGIRHVWVTGHSLGGAMAVLGALDLVRLGKVEVRGVMTFGQPLLLAPGFAAEANRLLSGRHLRFVNEDDIVPRVVPGLRGGGSTVWFRDGTPTFTPPRMRASATTAAAEALSDDGPAPLSDEEFAAAKARVGGRDKPPAGAEATTMRALPNATDHAMQRYVAAVCRHFAPSHSAPAPQ
- a CDS encoding helicase gives rise to the protein MPPPAPGSTRRPGWPLRAAGLFPTAATDGPSAAGSDHAMPRSRTTTGPTTRPRSRPKRRATVPASGRPGATGNAGDDLVAALAAGVRIEPRDYQARVVTRVVEMLSGPHVDRGVTLPEARSVIVESPTGSGKTVIGLLVAKWAQDHLGMRVAWTAMRRNLLAQVQRENDQRGFGIDLLAVSMFDRSPPRADLLIVDEAQHDATASMASLHAAVGARKVLGLSATPYRADRHGLCFERSVRDAGIRQLVLDGYLSPFAHYTIAGYSPESVAATYLREPGLWGRSLVFFRTIAECRKCAARLAAGGVACEVVTGDSDREAQIERFEHGAATVVLSVAVLAEGFDCPGLETVFCRPSGKGPAVQMAGRVLRRAADVPLKRIVQCRATKHPFTASALPAAQYVEADDGWLSIGLNGRVEAVTKRMLELLVRLSKADETRAGGRRGRRGAVPARGLRPIRRWNYRLEEARDRFERPPRDPQASWIDDGTW